The Streptomyces pactum genome contains a region encoding:
- a CDS encoding MDR family MFS transporter: MTVAGVRRAARESVSGLPREFWWLWTSTLVNRLGAFVATFMALYLTIDRGYSASYAGLVAALHGLGGVVSSLGAGVMTDRLGRRPTLLVAQASTALSVALLGFMRDPVAIAAVAFLVGMASNASRPAVQAMMADIVRPEDRIRAFSLNYWAINLGFAVSSMAAGFIAEVSYLAGFLIEAGMTMACAVLIFVKLPESRPRKGTEEERAAAESTPVSLVTVLRDGRYMSVVGLSFLIALIFQQAYVGLPVAMGEAGFTPADFGMAIAVNGVLIVVLQIPVTRFIEHRDPRLLLVASSLLAGYGFGLTAFAGSVGVFALTVCVWTLAEIVNAPTQTGLVVRLSPVHGRGRYQGMYTMSWAVAALVAPLMSGFVIDRWGAEWLWGVCAVVGTVAAVGYWALMRGLPEEETFASEVPEATGPTGAGPTDAGPTGAPAPAKTEVGAA, translated from the coding sequence ATGACAGTCGCCGGAGTGAGACGTGCCGCGCGGGAGTCCGTCTCCGGGCTCCCCCGCGAGTTCTGGTGGCTGTGGACCAGCACCCTGGTCAACCGGCTCGGGGCCTTCGTCGCCACCTTCATGGCGCTGTACCTGACCATCGACCGCGGGTACTCCGCCTCGTACGCCGGACTGGTGGCGGCTCTGCACGGGCTGGGCGGGGTCGTGTCCTCGCTGGGCGCCGGGGTGATGACCGACCGGCTCGGGCGGCGGCCCACGCTGCTGGTCGCGCAGGCCTCCACCGCGCTGTCCGTCGCCCTGCTCGGCTTCATGCGGGACCCGGTCGCCATCGCGGCCGTCGCCTTCCTGGTCGGCATGGCGAGCAACGCCTCCCGGCCCGCCGTGCAGGCGATGATGGCGGACATCGTGCGGCCCGAGGACCGTATCCGGGCCTTCTCGCTCAACTACTGGGCCATCAACCTCGGCTTCGCGGTCTCCTCCATGGCGGCCGGGTTCATCGCCGAGGTCAGTTACCTCGCCGGGTTCCTGATCGAGGCGGGCATGACCATGGCCTGCGCCGTCCTGATCTTCGTGAAGCTGCCCGAGTCCCGGCCGCGGAAGGGCACCGAGGAGGAACGGGCCGCTGCCGAGAGCACGCCCGTCTCCCTCGTGACCGTCCTGCGCGACGGGCGCTACATGAGCGTCGTCGGGCTGTCCTTCCTCATCGCCCTGATCTTCCAGCAGGCCTACGTGGGGCTGCCGGTGGCCATGGGCGAGGCAGGGTTCACGCCGGCCGACTTCGGCATGGCGATCGCCGTCAACGGTGTCCTGATCGTCGTACTTCAGATTCCCGTCACCCGGTTCATCGAGCACCGGGATCCGCGGCTGCTGCTCGTCGCCTCGTCCCTGCTGGCCGGGTACGGGTTCGGGCTCACCGCCTTCGCCGGGTCGGTCGGCGTCTTCGCGCTCACCGTGTGCGTGTGGACGCTGGCCGAGATCGTCAACGCGCCGACCCAGACCGGGCTCGTCGTCCGTCTCTCCCCCGTGCACGGGCGCGGGCGCTACCAGGGGATGTACACCATGTCCTGGGCGGTCGCCGCCCTCGTCGCCCCGCTGATGTCCGGTTTCGTCATCGACCGCTGGGGCGCCGAGTGGCTGTGGGGCGTCTGCGCGGTCGTCGGCACGGTGGCGGCGGTGGGGTACTGGGCGCTCATGCGGGGGCTGCCGGAGGAGGAGACGTTCGCCTCCGAGGTTCCGGAAGCCACCGGGCCCACCGGTGCCGGGCCCACCGATGCCGGGCCCACCGGTGCCCCCGCGCCCGCCAAGACCGAGGTCGGTGCGGCCTGA
- the phoU gene encoding phosphate signaling complex protein PhoU, giving the protein MRDAYHEELDSIGDGLVEMARLVGSAIGRATTAILDSDLKLAENVIEGDQKVDELHHALEARAIALLARQQPVATDLRIVVTSLRMSADLERSGDLAQHVAKLARLRYPERAVPHDLHATILEMGQLAQRLMAKAAEVIITKDVDLALQLEQDDDAMDLLHRTLFQHLMDDRWKHGIETAVDVTLLGRYYERYADHAVSVAKRVVYLVTGEHVGDLQADIQPATQVEGA; this is encoded by the coding sequence ATGCGGGACGCGTACCACGAGGAACTGGATTCGATCGGCGACGGTCTGGTGGAGATGGCCCGGCTGGTCGGGTCGGCGATCGGACGCGCCACGACCGCGATCCTCGACTCCGACCTGAAGCTGGCCGAGAACGTGATCGAGGGCGACCAGAAGGTCGACGAGCTGCACCACGCGCTGGAGGCCCGGGCCATAGCCCTGCTGGCCCGGCAGCAGCCGGTGGCGACGGACCTGCGCATCGTCGTCACCTCGCTGCGGATGTCGGCCGACCTGGAGCGCTCGGGAGACCTGGCCCAGCACGTGGCCAAACTGGCCCGGCTGCGCTACCCGGAGCGCGCGGTGCCGCACGACCTGCACGCGACCATCCTGGAGATGGGCCAGCTCGCCCAGCGCCTGATGGCGAAGGCCGCCGAGGTGATCATCACCAAGGACGTCGACCTGGCCCTCCAGCTCGAGCAGGACGACGACGCGATGGACCTGCTCCACCGCACCCTCTTCCAGCACCTGATGGACGACCGCTGGAAGCACGGCATCGAGACGGCCGTCGACGTCACCCTCCTCGGCCGCTACTACGAGCGCTACGCCGACCACGCCGTCTCGGTCGCCAAGCGCGTGGTCTACCTGGTCACCGGCGAGCACGTGGGCGACCTCCAGGCGGACATCCAGCCGGCGACGCAGGTCGAGGGGGCCTGA
- a CDS encoding response regulator transcription factor, whose product MTRVLVVEDEESFSDVLSYMLRKEGFEVAVATTGPDGLDEFERNGADLVLLDLMLPGLPGTEVCRQLRGRSNVPVIMVTAKDSEIDKVVGLEIGADDYVTKPFSSRELVARIRAVLRRRGEPEEVAPAALEAGPVRMDVDRHVVTVGGTKVDLPLKEFDLLEMLLRNAGRVLTRMQLIDRVWGADYVGDTKTLDVHVKRLRAKIEPDPGAPRYLVTVRGLGYKFEP is encoded by the coding sequence GTGACCCGTGTGCTCGTCGTCGAGGACGAGGAGTCCTTCTCCGACGTCCTGTCGTACATGCTCCGCAAGGAGGGTTTCGAGGTCGCCGTGGCGACCACCGGCCCCGACGGACTCGACGAGTTCGAGCGCAACGGCGCCGACCTCGTTCTCCTCGACCTGATGCTGCCCGGCCTGCCGGGCACCGAGGTCTGCCGCCAGTTGCGCGGCCGCTCCAACGTTCCCGTGATCATGGTCACCGCCAAGGACAGCGAGATCGACAAGGTCGTCGGACTGGAGATAGGGGCCGACGACTACGTCACCAAGCCCTTCTCCTCCCGCGAGCTGGTCGCCCGCATCCGTGCCGTACTGCGCCGCCGCGGCGAGCCGGAGGAGGTCGCCCCGGCAGCGCTGGAGGCCGGCCCCGTCCGGATGGACGTCGACCGGCACGTCGTGACCGTGGGCGGCACCAAGGTCGACCTGCCGCTGAAGGAGTTCGACCTGCTGGAGATGCTGCTGCGCAACGCCGGCCGCGTGCTGACCCGCATGCAGCTCATCGACCGGGTCTGGGGCGCCGACTACGTCGGTGACACCAAGACCCTCGACGTCCACGTCAAGCGGCTGCGCGCCAAGATCGAGCCCGACCCGGGCGCGCCGCGGTACCTGGTGACGGTTCGAGGGCTCGGGTACAAGTTCGAGCCGTAG
- a CDS encoding glycosyltransferase, whose product MDISQVRNPYDYRHPVRDAALFAGRGGEAKVIEGELDQAAVGEPSVCVVLHGQRASGKTSLLYAAERMAAERGLTTVRVELIKGEGEPIAFFRKVYDELVPAVLKAVAQSGRDIAFDAAAVRRVMAGAAEASTVAPLQFPEALALTGADSRVPEAALREDLSFFVRLLGHPIALFVDEAQLIADDERALAILRFLTTRVDGLVLVFAGTSELIERIKDVQAPILRQFREIEVRSFVEDVDIEDCVTRPLGSAGIYGGLISENLVPSLRRITDGNPYAIQLYCHEMFARVKNGLADYMDLSPEVLEGIRSRMEMGDRNVLDRPLIRAVRAMNRSELIAFNVLTSALDHATPDETWFAYCMGGQPEITREQYDRCRESLVADGLLADDVPVRLAGDADLFDEVYCRLWSARTLGSMPHAQAISRTSVRAMLINRLFCVLHEFADGPLRIYPTCCHHMDAKHLESSFDAMDKLPEAGPAAALHVDYLHYAVLNAGEPRALDITTVTCAYRDHEVERWLFAADTDDVRLSDSADFRAAAGRIEALGGRLTAERVRVPLRTWPAENWFSKATGRLRSKLAANHRTAAFAAYVAGDMARARARFQSSFELDPDWSAANCLMYLNLATGREDDALAWSRRALGLTEDPYGRALCHYNAAMAHFIGGDREQAAEELSVARDELASISLQNDLIDFLLLPDPDGAVILHEETQVDLVDAVARASAVLRIPAQASSSRQDGAADTGEDGRGKAGPEEEVAQKRADRDGAEHSEEGPVVLSVATEWASSQGGLSTFNRDLCQALAAAGARVFCVVLEASTAEAEAAGANGVSLLPAPDRPGASEDMRLTSRPELPDGVAPDLVLGHGRITGPAAQKLAEDFFPEARRLHFLHMSPDEIEWYKLDRSHDAGLRAENRTAIERTLGRTAHRVVAVGPRLHQEFLSDFRTAHGLPPLRLDPGFDSAVPDGDRVPPEGGPARVLLLGRVEDAQLKGLDLAAVACGKVEARLRDAGIRRGVRLLVRGAPVTDVNAARDELVKQAANPRLDVVVRVYTSERDRIEDDLNTAWLVIMPSRREGFGLTGLEAIIRGIPVLVSSTSGLGELLREELGDEQASSFVVEVSGDTETDAETWARDIERKLRDRIGAFQQAAQLRDDLARRVRWEHAAAAVLGEISPQ is encoded by the coding sequence GTGGACATCTCGCAGGTACGCAATCCGTACGACTATCGGCACCCAGTACGCGATGCCGCACTCTTCGCCGGACGGGGCGGAGAAGCGAAGGTCATCGAGGGCGAGCTGGACCAGGCGGCCGTCGGTGAGCCATCGGTCTGTGTCGTGCTGCACGGCCAGCGGGCCAGCGGGAAGACGAGCCTGCTCTACGCCGCCGAGCGGATGGCCGCCGAACGCGGACTGACCACGGTCCGAGTAGAACTGATCAAGGGTGAGGGCGAGCCGATCGCCTTCTTTCGCAAGGTTTACGACGAGTTGGTACCGGCGGTCCTGAAGGCAGTCGCCCAGAGCGGCAGGGACATCGCCTTCGACGCGGCGGCCGTGCGCCGCGTGATGGCCGGAGCCGCTGAGGCCTCGACCGTGGCCCCACTGCAGTTCCCGGAGGCGCTGGCCCTCACCGGAGCCGATTCCCGCGTGCCGGAAGCCGCCCTTCGTGAGGATCTGTCCTTCTTCGTGCGGCTCCTCGGACATCCCATCGCGCTGTTCGTCGACGAGGCTCAGTTGATCGCAGACGACGAGCGCGCACTGGCGATCCTCCGTTTCCTCACCACCCGTGTCGACGGGCTCGTGCTGGTGTTCGCCGGCACCTCTGAGCTGATCGAGCGGATCAAGGACGTGCAGGCGCCGATCCTCCGGCAGTTCAGGGAGATCGAGGTCAGGAGTTTCGTCGAGGACGTCGACATCGAAGACTGCGTGACGCGTCCGCTGGGCAGCGCCGGGATCTACGGCGGCTTGATCTCCGAGAACCTGGTGCCCTCCCTGAGACGGATCACTGACGGCAACCCCTACGCGATCCAGCTCTACTGCCACGAGATGTTCGCCCGCGTGAAGAACGGTCTCGCGGACTACATGGACCTCAGTCCCGAGGTGCTCGAAGGCATCAGGTCACGCATGGAGATGGGCGACCGCAATGTCCTCGACCGGCCACTGATCCGTGCCGTACGTGCGATGAACCGGAGTGAGCTCATCGCCTTCAACGTCCTGACCTCGGCACTTGACCACGCGACGCCGGATGAGACCTGGTTCGCCTACTGCATGGGCGGGCAGCCGGAGATCACACGCGAGCAGTACGACCGGTGCAGGGAATCGCTCGTAGCGGATGGCCTCCTCGCCGACGACGTGCCCGTGCGTCTGGCCGGCGACGCGGACCTCTTCGACGAGGTCTACTGCCGGCTGTGGTCTGCGCGCACCCTCGGGTCGATGCCCCACGCGCAAGCCATCAGCCGGACCAGTGTCCGGGCCATGCTGATCAACCGGCTCTTCTGTGTGCTGCACGAGTTCGCGGATGGGCCGCTGCGGATCTATCCGACGTGTTGCCACCACATGGACGCGAAGCATTTGGAATCCAGCTTCGACGCTATGGACAAGCTGCCCGAGGCCGGCCCGGCCGCCGCTCTGCATGTTGACTACCTCCACTACGCGGTCCTCAACGCGGGCGAACCCCGAGCGCTCGATATCACCACTGTCACCTGCGCATACCGCGATCACGAAGTCGAGCGGTGGTTGTTCGCGGCGGACACGGACGACGTGCGCCTGTCCGACTCCGCGGACTTCAGGGCGGCCGCCGGGCGCATCGAGGCCCTCGGCGGTCGGCTCACCGCCGAGCGGGTGCGCGTACCACTGCGGACCTGGCCGGCCGAGAACTGGTTTTCGAAGGCCACAGGACGACTGCGCAGCAAACTCGCGGCCAACCATCGAACGGCCGCGTTCGCCGCGTACGTGGCCGGCGACATGGCCCGCGCACGTGCCCGCTTCCAGTCGTCCTTCGAGCTGGACCCGGACTGGTCGGCAGCGAATTGTCTCATGTACCTGAACCTGGCCACGGGCCGTGAGGATGACGCGCTCGCCTGGTCGCGACGCGCGCTCGGGCTCACCGAGGATCCGTATGGTCGCGCGCTGTGCCACTACAACGCCGCCATGGCCCACTTCATCGGCGGCGACCGAGAGCAGGCCGCCGAGGAACTCTCGGTGGCCAGGGACGAGTTGGCTTCCATATCGCTGCAGAACGACCTGATCGACTTCTTGCTGCTTCCCGACCCCGACGGTGCGGTGATCCTGCATGAGGAGACTCAGGTCGACCTGGTCGACGCGGTGGCGCGGGCGAGCGCCGTACTTCGCATCCCTGCTCAGGCGTCGTCGAGCCGACAGGACGGCGCGGCCGACACGGGCGAGGACGGCCGGGGGAAGGCCGGGCCGGAGGAGGAGGTCGCACAGAAGCGTGCCGATCGTGACGGGGCGGAGCACTCGGAGGAAGGCCCGGTCGTCCTCTCCGTGGCCACCGAATGGGCGTCTTCGCAGGGCGGTCTGAGTACGTTCAACCGTGACCTGTGCCAGGCGCTGGCCGCGGCCGGCGCCCGGGTCTTCTGCGTCGTACTGGAGGCGAGCACCGCGGAGGCGGAAGCCGCCGGAGCGAACGGCGTTTCGCTGCTTCCGGCGCCTGACCGGCCCGGGGCTTCCGAGGACATGCGACTGACCAGTCGGCCTGAGCTACCCGACGGTGTGGCGCCCGACCTGGTCCTGGGGCACGGCCGGATCACCGGTCCCGCGGCACAGAAACTGGCCGAGGACTTCTTCCCCGAAGCCCGGCGCCTGCACTTCCTCCACATGTCTCCGGACGAGATCGAGTGGTACAAGCTCGACCGGTCTCACGACGCCGGGCTTCGGGCCGAGAACCGCACGGCAATCGAGCGGACCCTGGGCAGGACCGCTCATCGCGTGGTGGCGGTGGGCCCTCGGCTGCACCAGGAGTTCCTCAGCGACTTCAGGACCGCGCACGGGCTGCCACCACTGCGGCTGGATCCCGGGTTCGACAGCGCGGTGCCCGATGGCGACCGTGTGCCGCCTGAGGGAGGCCCTGCTCGGGTACTGCTGCTGGGCCGGGTCGAAGACGCCCAGCTCAAGGGTCTCGACCTCGCCGCCGTGGCCTGTGGCAAGGTCGAGGCGCGGTTGCGTGACGCCGGCATCCGGCGCGGTGTACGGCTACTGGTGCGCGGTGCGCCCGTGACCGACGTGAACGCGGCCCGCGACGAGCTGGTGAAGCAGGCCGCGAATCCGCGACTTGACGTCGTGGTACGGGTCTACACCTCAGAGCGAGATCGCATCGAGGACGACCTGAACACCGCGTGGCTGGTGATCATGCCGTCCCGCAGGGAGGGATTCGGGCTGACCGGCCTCGAAGCGATCATCCGCGGGATCCCAGTGCTGGTCAGCTCTACGAGCGGGTTGGGCGAGTTGCTGCGTGAGGAGCTGGGGGACGAACAGGCCAGTTCGTTCGTCGTCGAGGTGTCGGGTGACACCGAGACGGATGCGGAGACCTGGGCCCGTGACATCGAACGCAAGCTGCGCGACCGGATCGGTGCGTTCCAGCAGGCGGCCCAGCTCCGCGACGATCTCGCCCGGCGGGTGCGCTGGGAGCACGCCGCTGCCGCGGTCCTCGGCGAGATCTCGCCGCAGTAG
- a CDS encoding GntR family transcriptional regulator, with product MAHTEDDRRPKYQRIAEALREAIQSGEYGPGDRLPGENDLMATYGVARMTARQALSVLRDEGVVEARKGAGVFVREFRPLRRRGIQRLARQQWGNGRSVWAADVEDRSLEVDHVTVSEEAASDHVSGVLELAGEETVCVRRRRFVLDGKPVLLATSYLPVSLVAGSPIVREDTGPGGTYARLAELGCKPVHFREEIRSRMPSKDEATQLSISAGTPVILICRTAFTDEGRPVEFNEMTLDAASYILEYDFDA from the coding sequence ATGGCCCACACCGAAGACGACCGTCGGCCCAAGTACCAGCGGATCGCGGAAGCCCTGCGCGAGGCGATCCAGTCGGGCGAGTACGGTCCTGGTGATCGGCTGCCGGGGGAGAACGACCTCATGGCCACGTACGGCGTGGCCCGCATGACGGCACGCCAGGCCTTGAGCGTCCTGCGGGACGAAGGTGTCGTCGAAGCACGCAAGGGCGCCGGCGTGTTCGTCCGGGAGTTCCGTCCGCTACGGCGCCGAGGCATCCAGCGCCTGGCCCGACAGCAGTGGGGTAACGGCCGTTCCGTCTGGGCGGCGGACGTCGAGGACCGCTCACTCGAGGTGGACCACGTCACGGTGTCCGAGGAAGCCGCGTCCGACCACGTCAGCGGGGTTCTGGAGCTGGCCGGCGAGGAGACGGTGTGCGTGCGGCGCCGACGCTTCGTACTGGACGGCAAGCCAGTCCTGCTCGCGACGAGTTACCTGCCCGTGTCACTGGTCGCCGGGTCCCCGATCGTCCGGGAGGACACCGGACCGGGTGGCACGTACGCCAGGCTCGCCGAACTCGGCTGCAAACCGGTGCACTTCCGCGAAGAGATCCGCTCACGTATGCCGTCGAAGGACGAGGCCACACAGTTGAGCATCTCCGCGGGCACCCCGGTCATCCTCATCTGCCGCACCGCGTTTACGGACGAAGGCCGCCCCGTCGAGTTCAACGAGATGACGCTGGACGCCGCCTCGTACATCCTGGAGTACGACTTCGACGCGTGA
- a CDS encoding phosphoglyceromutase: MADAPYKLILLRHGESEWNEKNLFTGWVDVNLTPKGEKEATRGGELLKDAGLLPDVVHTSVQKRAIRTAQLALEAADRHWIPVHRHWRLNERHYGALQGKDKAQTLAEFGEEQFMLWRRSYDTPPPALDRDAEYSQFSDPRYAMLPPELRPQTECLKDVVVRMLPYWFDAIVPDLLTGRTVLVAAHGNSLRALVKHLDGVSDADIAGLNIPTGIPLSYELDAEFKPQNPGGTYLDPDAAAAAIEAVKNQGKKK, translated from the coding sequence ATGGCCGACGCACCGTACAAGCTGATCCTCCTCCGCCACGGCGAGAGCGAGTGGAACGAGAAGAACCTGTTCACCGGCTGGGTGGACGTCAACCTCACCCCGAAGGGCGAGAAGGAGGCGACGCGCGGCGGCGAGCTGCTCAAGGACGCCGGCCTGCTGCCCGACGTGGTCCACACGTCCGTCCAGAAGCGCGCGATCCGCACGGCCCAGCTCGCGCTGGAGGCCGCCGACCGCCACTGGATCCCCGTCCACCGCCACTGGCGGCTGAACGAGCGCCACTACGGCGCCCTCCAGGGCAAGGACAAGGCCCAGACCCTCGCCGAGTTCGGCGAGGAGCAGTTCATGCTGTGGCGCCGCTCCTACGACACCCCGCCCCCCGCGCTGGACCGCGACGCCGAGTACTCCCAGTTCTCCGACCCGCGTTACGCGATGCTCCCGCCGGAGCTGCGCCCCCAGACGGAGTGCCTCAAGGACGTCGTCGTCCGGATGCTCCCGTACTGGTTCGACGCGATCGTCCCCGACCTCCTCACCGGCCGCACGGTCCTGGTCGCGGCGCACGGCAACTCGCTCCGCGCCCTGGTCAAGCACCTCGACGGCGTCTCCGACGCCGACATCGCGGGCCTGAACATCCCGACCGGCATCCCGCTCTCCTACGAACTGGACGCCGAGTTCAAGCCGCAGAACCCGGGCGGAACCTACCTGGACCCGGACGCGGCCGCGGCGGCGATCGAGGCCGTGAAAAACCAGGGCAAGAAGAAGTAG
- a CDS encoding SCO4225 family membrane protein, which produces MNTGRTSPIRTLARLTLANRASAAYLALVGGAMAVASLEPLFTTAPDASLIWVWPALFTFPAFGFVAWLGESVWGGDAPAWFLIGGIVLSALVQSLALGTAWRTLRGHRERRGRLTTAS; this is translated from the coding sequence ATGAACACCGGCCGGACCAGCCCGATACGCACCCTCGCCCGCCTGACCCTCGCCAACCGCGCCTCGGCGGCGTACCTCGCCCTGGTGGGCGGCGCGATGGCGGTCGCCTCGCTGGAGCCCCTCTTCACGACCGCTCCGGACGCGTCCCTCATCTGGGTCTGGCCTGCCCTGTTCACCTTCCCGGCCTTCGGCTTCGTGGCCTGGCTCGGCGAGTCGGTCTGGGGCGGCGACGCCCCGGCATGGTTCCTCATCGGCGGCATCGTGCTGTCGGCCCTGGTCCAGTCACTGGCCCTGGGCACGGCCTGGCGAACCCTGCGGGGCCACCGGGAGCGCCGGGGGCGTCTGACGACGGCGAGCTGA
- a CDS encoding ATP-binding protein, producing MAYTIDRYPCEDAPRLGAMTLHPVAESVPRARRWFRKLITPYYPACSVDDCLLMLSELITNAVVHGKSDEPWVVRVEWFREGTSLRVEVHNPGLPGSVRLRHPDADDAHGRGLLLVDSIAHSWHAGPSHLGGTAVSFEMADAWPS from the coding sequence GTGGCCTACACCATCGACCGCTACCCCTGCGAGGACGCACCGCGCCTCGGCGCGATGACCTTGCACCCTGTCGCGGAGTCCGTTCCTCGGGCACGGCGCTGGTTCCGGAAGCTCATCACTCCCTACTATCCGGCCTGCTCGGTCGACGACTGCCTCCTGATGCTCTCGGAGTTGATCACGAACGCCGTCGTCCATGGCAAGTCGGACGAGCCCTGGGTCGTCCGGGTGGAGTGGTTCCGCGAGGGGACTTCCCTCCGGGTCGAAGTGCACAACCCGGGGCTCCCGGGGAGCGTCCGGCTGAGGCACCCCGACGCCGACGACGCGCACGGGCGCGGGCTGCTCCTGGTCGATTCCATCGCTCACTCGTGGCACGCCGGGCCCAGCCACCTCGGAGGAACGGCCGTCTCCTTCGAAATGGCCGATGCCTGGCCGTCCTGA
- a CDS encoding GIY-YIG nuclease family protein: MANRTSTQNLRKRVRYHYRGNAAGSTLRLTLGCLLGLELRRVGSGKRMTFGKAGEATLSQWMADNARACWIEQSEPWDLESQLISQLDLPLNLDQNRHNAFHSRLKELRAQARQRARELPISS; encoded by the coding sequence ATGGCGAACCGGACCAGCACCCAGAACCTGCGCAAGCGGGTGCGCTACCACTACCGGGGCAACGCGGCCGGCTCGACCTTGCGGCTCACCCTCGGCTGTCTGCTCGGACTTGAGTTGCGCCGCGTGGGCAGCGGCAAGCGGATGACCTTCGGCAAGGCTGGTGAAGCCACCCTGAGTCAGTGGATGGCGGACAATGCGCGGGCGTGCTGGATCGAGCAGAGCGAACCGTGGGACCTGGAGTCACAGCTCATCTCCCAACTCGACCTTCCGCTGAACCTCGACCAGAACCGCCACAATGCGTTCCACAGTCGCCTGAAGGAGTTACGGGCCCAAGCGCGCCAACGGGCGCGGGAGTTGCCTATCAGCTCGTAG
- a CDS encoding sensor histidine kinase, with protein MDVNAAVAAAAAIAGVLTGVIAMLAFRWSEREQKRPTRTSLHMDPVLPPGVDTVLSVLRSSAVVLDEADAVVKASSAAYALGLVRGGKLAVEPMLQMARDTRRDGEIRQVELDLPRRGNGRGEALAVSARVAPLGSRLVLLLVEDLTEARRIEAVRRDFVANVSHELKTPVGALSLLSEAVMDASDDPEAVERFAGRMQIEATRLTNLVQELIDLSRVQNDDPLDDAEPVRVDELVAEAIDRCRHAAGTKQITMAAGGTADLHVRGNRGQLAAALGNLVENAVNYSPARTRVGIAARRVSAPGGDLIEIAVTDQGIGISEKDKERVFERFYRVDPARSRATGGTGLGLAIVKHVVASHGGEVTVWSAEGQGSTFTLRLPESGQSRGRAQQRSDRAGLSAETERSPSSPHTSPYETLPAPEVLP; from the coding sequence ATGGACGTGAACGCGGCGGTCGCCGCAGCGGCAGCGATCGCCGGAGTACTCACCGGCGTCATCGCCATGCTGGCGTTCCGCTGGAGCGAGCGCGAGCAGAAGCGCCCCACGCGCACCTCGCTCCACATGGACCCCGTCCTTCCACCCGGCGTGGACACCGTCCTGTCGGTGCTCCGGTCCTCCGCGGTCGTCCTCGACGAGGCGGACGCGGTCGTCAAGGCCAGCTCGGCGGCGTACGCCCTCGGCCTGGTCCGGGGCGGCAAGCTCGCCGTGGAGCCGATGCTCCAGATGGCCCGGGACACCAGGAGGGACGGGGAGATACGGCAGGTCGAGCTGGATCTGCCCAGGCGCGGCAACGGGCGGGGTGAGGCGCTCGCCGTCTCCGCCCGGGTCGCGCCGCTCGGGTCACGGCTGGTGCTGCTGCTGGTCGAGGACCTCACCGAGGCCCGCCGCATCGAGGCCGTACGGCGCGACTTCGTCGCCAACGTGAGTCATGAGCTGAAGACGCCGGTGGGCGCGCTCTCGCTGCTGTCCGAGGCCGTGATGGACGCCTCGGACGATCCGGAGGCCGTGGAGCGGTTCGCCGGGCGGATGCAGATCGAGGCGACCCGGCTGACCAACCTGGTGCAGGAGCTCATCGACCTGTCCCGGGTCCAGAACGACGACCCCCTAGACGACGCCGAGCCCGTCCGGGTGGACGAGCTGGTCGCCGAGGCGATCGACCGCTGCCGGCACGCGGCCGGCACCAAGCAGATCACCATGGCCGCCGGAGGAACGGCGGATCTGCACGTACGCGGCAACCGCGGCCAGCTCGCCGCCGCCCTCGGCAACCTCGTCGAGAACGCGGTCAACTACTCGCCCGCCCGCACCCGCGTCGGCATAGCCGCCCGCCGCGTGAGCGCCCCCGGCGGCGACCTGATCGAGATCGCCGTGACCGACCAGGGCATCGGCATCTCCGAGAAGGACAAGGAGCGCGTGTTCGAGCGCTTCTACCGCGTCGACCCGGCCCGTTCCCGGGCCACCGGAGGCACCGGTCTGGGTCTCGCGATCGTCAAGCACGTGGTCGCCTCGCACGGCGGGGAGGTCACGGTGTGGAGTGCCGAAGGCCAGGGCTCCACCTTTACGCTGCGACTGCCGGAGTCGGGCCAGTCCCGCGGCCGCGCACAGCAGCGGTCCGACCGCGCCGGACTCAGCGCCGAGACCGAGCGGTCCCCCTCATCCCCCCATACTTCCCCGTACGAAACGCTTCCCGCCCCGGAGGTCCTTCCGTGA